From Pyrenophora tritici-repentis strain M4 chromosome 1, whole genome shotgun sequence, the proteins below share one genomic window:
- a CDS encoding BetA, Choline dehydrogenase and related flavoprotein, producing MAQQSYDFIIVGAGTAGCLLAHRLSHSAKKPSVLLLEAGSKPSGAYLSAPFHRYHAQAMRPDLDHGYVSEPEPGLNGRQIPYTRGKGLGGSSILNFAVYLYGSSEDYNRWAEFVGDEEGEWSWETVHKSFGKIENYDFEGSKGYKHLADPSTNPHGTAGNVEVGLPKELEGGAEPQIEALVKEGWKVNLDLNSGDPVGVGIFPSSYSRQGKTTSATAHLLDAPENVHIWTDAKVAKFVWAGKKVVGIVTEDGRNATAKKEVIICGGAIDTPKLLLLNGIGPADELSPLGIDVKVNLPGVGKGLHDHVLTFMSVEVGGSINDRYAFESNEKLMAEAEAAWEKDQTGAFALQNSGLWGGFVKLPGLEKLKEFENLPKDVQEYLTKDKVPTFEFIANSTLWPPGTQLESGNTYLTFIAFLMNPQSTGSITLRSAKAEDKPVIKLNYLTHPYDKRIFREAIRETWTKLTSSRVIAPHVVRTILGPNSMDDADVDAFARENASTVWHAGGTCRMGKDGDEGAVVDKGFRVRGVEGLRVVDMSVAPVTTNNHTQATAYVIAQRASEMLVREYRLDSAEVLARM from the exons ATGGCACAACAATCCTATGACTTTATCATCGTCGGTG CCGGAACGGCAGGTTGTCTCCTCGCACATCGGCTCTCGCACTCTGCAAAGAAGCCCTCTGTGCTCCTCCTCGAAGCTGGATCTAAGCCTTCGGGCGCCTACCTGAGCGCTCCTTTCCACAGATACCATGCGCAAGCTATGCGTCCAGATCTTGACCACGGATACGTCTCCGAGCCGGAGCCCGGACTCAACGGACGGCAGATACCGTATACACGAGGCAAAGGACTTGGCGGGAGTTCGATACTGAACTTCGCTGTGTACCTGTATGGAAGTAGTGAAGACTACAATCGGTGGGCTGAATTTGTTGGAGATGAAGAGGGAGAATGGAGCTGGGAAACTGTGCATAAATCGTTTGGCAAAATTGAGAATTACGATTTTGAGGGCTCAAAGGGGTACAAGCATCTCGCTGATCCGAGCACCAACCCGCATGGCACGGCTGGGAATGTGGAAGTAGGGTTGCCAAAAGAGTTGGAGGGCGGTGCAGAGCCACAGATAGAGGCGCTGGTAAAAGAGGGGTGGAAGGTAAATCTGGACTTGAACTCGGGGGATCCGGTCGGAGTGGGCATCTTTCCGAGTAGTTATTCTCGCCAAGGGAAGACTACGAGTGCAACTGCACATTTGCTGGATGCACCGGAAAACGTGCATATTTGGACAGATGCGAAGGTGGCGAAGTTTGTTTGGGCGGGGAAGAAGGTTGTCGGGATCGTCACGGAGGATGGCCGGAACG CGACTGCGAAGAAAGAAGTCATCATCTGCGGTGGCGCAATTGACACACCAAAGCTCCTCTTGCTAAACGGCATCGGCCCTGCCGATGAACTTAGTCCTCTCGGTATCGATGTCAAAGTGAATCTGCCAGGCGTAGGCAAAGGACTCCACGACCACGTCCTGACTTTCATGTCAGTCGAGGTTGGCGGCTCAATTAATGACAGATACGCCTTTGAATCCAACGAAAAGCTCATGGCCGAAGCAGAGGCTGCATGGGAAAAGGACCAGACGGGAGCTTTTGCGCTCCAAAATTCGGGTCTGTGGGGTGGGTTTGTCAAGTTACCTGGGCTGGAGAAGTTGAAAGAGTTCGAAAATTTGCCAAAAGACGTGCAAGAATATCTGACGAAAGACAAGGTGCCAACGTTCGAGTTCATTGCGAACAGCACGCTCTGGCCACCAGGCACACAACTCGAGTCGGGAAACACGTACTTGACATTCATCGCTTTCCTCATGAACCCGCAATCAACTGGCTCCATTACGCTACGCTCGGCCAAGGCAGAAGATAAGCCTGTCATCAAGCTAAACTACCTCACGCACCCCTACGACAAGCGCATCTTCCGCGAAGCTATACGAGAGACTTGGACGAAATTGACGTCATCACGGGTTATCGCACCGCACGTTGTGCGCACCATCCTGGGTCCAAACAGCATGGATGATGCCGATGTAGATGCTTTTGCGAGGGAAAATGCGTCAACGGTGTGGCATGCCGGGGGAACGTGTAGGATGGGCAAAGACGGGGATGAGGGCGCGGTGGTAGACAAGGGTTTTAGGGTGAGAGGGGTGGAGGGGCTAAGAGTAGTGGACATGAGCGTTGCGCCGGTTACAACAAACAATCATACCCAGGCCACGGCGTATGTAATTGCGCAGAGGGCAAGCGAGATGCTGGTGCGGGAGTATAGGTTGGATAGTGCTGAGGTACTTGCGCGTATGTGA